In Bacteroides cellulosilyticus, the genomic stretch GAAGCCGCCTGCACCACGCTCCGTATCATCCAGCACTTCCACTTCCTGCCATGTAGCTTGTTCGTGGCGTGCTATTACCATCTGCGCAATGCGTTCTCCGTCTTCTATCACGAAAGTCTCCGACGAAAGATTTACAAGGATAATACAAACCTCTCCACGATAATCGGCATCAATCGTTCCCGGAGAGTTCAGTACCGTGATACCTTTCTTGATAGCAAGACCGCTGCGAGGGCGCACTTGTGCCTCAAACCCCGGTGGCAGGGCAATATATAATCCTGTAGGCACCAGGCAACGCTGCATTGGAGCTAAAGAAACAGGTTCTGAAAGATTAGCGCGGATATCCATTCCTGCGGACAATTCGGTGGCATAAGCCGGAAGCGGATGTTTCGATTTATTAATGATTTGTACGTTCATGACAATAATTACAAATTACGAATTATAAATTACGAACTGCCGCTATTCAGTATTTAATAGCAGTTCTTCTTTTTTTAATTGGGCGAAAATACAGCTTTTAAAGCAAAATAGTGATACATTTGCAGTTAAATAATAACAAAGGGCAAATGTCCCCCTATCTTTTGCCATTTATAATTTGTAATTCATAATTCGTAATTATCGCCATGAATTGGAATACCCTCATATCTGCCAAACGTTTCGGGCTGGAAGAGTTTCACCAGGAGCGTCACGAAAACCGTTCGGAATTTCAGCGGGATTATGACCGTCTCGTCTTCTCCGCCCCCTTCCGCCGCTTGCAGAACAAAACACAAGTTTTTCCCTTGCCGGGTAGTATCTTCGTACACAACCGTCTGACGCATAGCCTGGAAGTTTCCTGCGTAGGCCGCTCGTTGGGAAATGATGTCGCTAAAGCCATTCTTACCCGTCAGCCTGAATTGAAAGATTCGTATTTACCCGAAATAGGTTCTATCGTATCGGCAGCCTGCCTGGCACACGACTTGGGAAATCCTCCCTTCGGTCACTCCGGCGAGCGTGCCATCTCCACTTTCTTCTCCGAAGGAAAAGGCATGACTCTGAAAGGGCAACTGCCCGCAGAGCAATGGGAGGACCTGACACACTTCGAAGGAAATGCCAATGCTTTCAGATTACTTACCCACCAGTTTGAAGGAAGACGCAAAGGAGGCTTCGTATTAACCTATTCCACCCTGGCCAGCATCGTAAAATACCCCTTTTCATCGAGTTTAGCGGGTAAGAAATCGAAGTTCGGCTTCTTCACCACAGAGGAAGATAGTTTCCGCCGGATAGCCGAAGAACTGGGTATGAAAAAGCTGAATGACGCTCCGCTGAAATATGCCCGTCATCCGTTGGTCTATCTGGTAGAGGCGGCGGACGACATCTGCTACCAGATGATGGATATTGAAGACGCACACAAACTGAAGATACTTACTACACAGGAAACACAAGATTTACTTCTTTCCTATTTTCCCGAAGAGCGTAAAACGCATATGCTCAAAACGCTGAAGCTTGTCAGCGATGTCAATGAGCAGATTGCCTATCTGCGTTCCTGCGTCATAGGACTGCTGATTCAGGAATGTACCCAGGCTTTTCTGAATAATGAGGAAAATATATTGGAGGGGGAATTTGAAGGAAGCCTCATCAAGCATATTTCCGAGTTGCCAGCCGGTGCCTATAAGCACAGTGCAGATATTTCGTTAAAGAAAATCTATCGCTCACGGGATGTACTGGACATCGAACTTGCCGGTTTCCGTATCATCAGTACTTTGCTCGATCTGATGATCGATGCCGTCTGCTCACCTGAAAAAGCTTATTCGCAGTTGCTCATCAACCGGGTATCCGGCCAATACAATATAAAAGCGCCCGTACTCTACGAAAGAATACAGGCGGTATTGGATTATATCTCCGGCATGACAGACGTCTATGCACTCGATCTCTATAGAAAGATCAACGGAAACAGTTTGCCGGCAGTATAAGTAGTGCTTCAGGCACAATTATCATCTACTCGGAAAGAACACTTTATTAGCCCCGGAGGTAAGTTTGCAAGCCTCCGGCTCATTCTCGATAAACGACTGGATATGGCGGATACGCTTTTCTGCCAGAATCTCATCCACAGCAATCAGAATTCCCGTTTCTTCCACATCGCCGAAACCATAGTTAATGGCAGTACCGAACATACGCATCGTCGGACTCAAACTCATATAAGCATTTACCAACGGCGGAATATTGTAGCCTAACTTACGTATCTCGCAATTCAGTATCTTATAGTCCTCCTTAAATGTCTTCTTACAAAACAAAGCAGCCAAATCAGCCTCTTTAGCTTCCATTTCAAGCGGTTTCATCGGAGTAATCAGATTATCTTTATCCTCAAAGTGCTTCTTCAAGAAATAAAGAATCATGTCGCGTCCCTGACGATGATAGCTCGGATACATAGTCACTTTACCGAAAAAATACTTCACATTCGGCATAACTACCGTTAACGCACCCAAACCATCCCATAAGTTATCCAGCGCAAACAAGCCTTTGCTACCGGCACGGGTGGACTGATACTCTACCGTAACAAACGAACGTCCTAACTCAATTGTAGTGGGAAGATACTCCTTCAGGAACTTTTCAGAAAAATTGAACATGTGGGCTGTAGCCAGAATAGGGGCCCCCTGTTCATCGAACCGAACGTCCGTACCAAGGATATAACGATAACCACCTAATATTTCTTCTGCTTCAGGGTTCCAGACAATCAGCTGTTTGTAGGGATTATCCATGATATCGTATTCATCGATATCCAGCGGTTGTCCTGTACCTCCACCTGCCGCACGGAAAGCAATCTCGCGTAAACGCCCGATTTCTTTCATAATATTCGGAGAATCCTGAGCTGTAATGATATAAATCTGATTATGGCTCTTATTCGTCATACGCAGACGCTTCTCTTCGGTCAGTTCCGCTTTCAGAAGTTCCTTACTAATAGGTTCAATAATCTCTTCCATATTTTTATGTTAGTAGTTCTTTAATTCACTTTATCACCTTGTCACTTTACCACCTTATAACTTATACACAATGTCTTTCACATAAGCCGCCCACTCGGCAGGAGTTTTTGATTTATCAAAAGTCTGCCAGGAAATAGGTTTCCCGATGGTAACAGTAAACGTTTTATGACGGTTCTTCAGCATCTCATCGGCAAGGTAGAGCATAGCTATGTTAATTTTGATGCCCAAAAATTTGCAGACGTTAGCCAAATTATAAAAAAAGTTCGAATTCCGGCCTTCAAAATGAATGGGGACAACGTCGCGTTGTGCCTGCACACTCTTTACGATAAAGGTCTTCTTCCAGTCCAGATCACGGATCACTCCATTCTGACGCCGGGAGCACAATCCGGCAGGGAACATAATCAACTGATCATTCGATGCAAAGCCCGCTTCCACCATTCTCGGAAAATCTTTTGCCTGTTTTCCGGTTTTATTAATAGGTATACAAAGAGGAGCTAATCCTTGCAAATTCATCAGCAGGTCATTCACCATATACTTCACCTTACCTTTATAGAAACTACCCAGCACATATCCCAAAGCCACACCGTCCTGACCTCCCAACGGGTGATTGGAGACAAAGGTGTACAGTCCTTCAGTCGGCAGATTCTCTTCTCCCTTCACCACAATATTAGCATCCAGAAATTCCAGGCAGGCTTTTAAGAAGTCCACACCTACCTTATCCTTCGATTCGCGCAGGAAAACATTCAGTTCTTCCTGATGAACGATTCTTTTCAGATAAGAAACCACGAATTTGGGGATATACTTATAGTACTTCGGAGCCTTTTCCCGGAGCACTTTATCAATATCAATCAAAAATAAAGAGTCGTCAGCCATTCTTTTTAAGATGAAATGATTGCGCAAAATTAACTCATCTTTTTAATTATACGCAATAAAATTGGTGAAAACTGCACCCAAAAACAAACAAAAGGCACCCAAAAACTATCAATTGATAGTTTTTGCCCTAAAGATTGCTCAAAATGCGTCCGTCAGAGTTAGGGAACTTTCGTAAAATTGCAACATCAAAAGTCAAACAAACGAATAATTATAATAAAAAAGGAGAACGATATGAACAGTATTACATTTCAAAAGGATTTGCTCGGAGTACAAGACGATTTATTACGTTTTGCATATAAACTGACCTCCGACCGTGAAGAAGCTAACGACTTACTCCAGGAAACCTCTTTAAAGGCATTAGATAATGAAGATAAATACATGCCCGACACTAACTTCAAAGGATGGATGTACACCATCATGCGCAATATCTTTATAAACAACTATCGGAAGCTGGTTCGCGACCAGACCTTCGTAGATCAGACTGATAATCTTTATCACCTCAATCTGCCACAGGAGTCCGGATTCCAAAGCACCGAAAGCGCTTACGACTTGAAAGAGATGCACCGTGTCGTAAATGCATTGCCACGCGAATATAAGATTCCATTCTCTATGCATGTATCCGGTTTCAAATACCGCGAGATTGCAGAAAAACTAGGATTACCCTTAGGTACAGTAAAGAGCCGCATATTCTTTACACGCCAAAAGTTGCAACAGGAACTGAAAGACTTCAGATAACCTGTGTTGCAAGGATGAAAACAGTTATCACCCCATATAACCTAAACCGATAACGTTCAGATATGAAAAAGTGTTCATGAAGAGGTCAGAGACTCCTTGCATGAGCACTTTCCGACCACCCGAAAACTATCAAAATACCACCTAAAAACTATCAATTGATAGTTTCCCCCCCCAAATATTACCTGAAATCCGTCTATCAGAGTAAGGTAACTTTCGTAAAATTGCAAAGTCAAAAGGCAAAACAAAAGAATAACTATTGAAAAGGAGAAATGATTATGAACAACAGTATTACATTCCAGAAAGAATTGCTCGGAGTACAAGATGATTTATTACGCTTTGCATACAAATTAACCTCCGACCACGAAGAAGCAAATGACCTACTCCAGGAAACCTCTTTAAAGGCGTTAGATAACGAAGATAAATATGCACCTGATACTAATTTTAAAGGATGGATGTATACCATCATGCGCAATATCTTTATCAACAACTACCGCAAGGTGGTCCGCGACCAGACTTTCGTAGATCAGACAGATAATCTCTATCATCTCAACTTACCGCAGGAGTCCGGCTTTGAATGCACGGAAAGCGCATACGACTTAAAAGAGATGCACCGCATAGTAAATGCATTGCCCCGTGAATATAAGATCCCATTCTCCATGCACGTATCCGGTTTCAAATACCGCGAGATTGCAGAGAAGCTTGGATTACCACTCGGAACAGTGAAAAGCCGCATCTTCTTCACCCGACAGAAGTTACAACAAGAACTGAAGGATTTTGTTTAAGAGAAAAGAAAAAAAATCTGCAAAACCAATATATAGTATAAATTTTTAGTTGTGTTAGAGAGAATATGGGCAGACCGGAACCAAATATCCAGTCTGCCCTTTCTTTACCATACCCGCACCGTATCTGGGCCGTACTTGCTCCGTACATTCTTCGGTCAGAAGCACCTCTGTACGGAGAAACTACGGACTTGGTACGGAGCAAGTACGGCTCGGGTACGGTACGGGTAGATATTTGACTAATAATATTTCGGAGCAGGAGGATTTTCACCTTTATAATCTCGATTCGTATAAACGCGTATCCAATCGATGTACATGGCAGGTTTGGCATCTTTTCTCCATTCGGAAGGAATGATAGCACCAGGCCAGGCATTCGGGTTCGTAGAGATACCCGTACTGAAAATCAGGAAGAAGCCCAGCGGATCACTCCAAGGCCAGTCGGTATTACCATCAGCACCTTTGTGATGTTCAAAATAGGTCTGTCCGTTGACACCTCCTACAATGCGGTCGGGATACCATTCCAGCCAATAGATATTCCATTGAGACATATCGGCAAGGTTGATGGAGGAAGTGACGCTGCCA encodes the following:
- the dut gene encoding dUTP diphosphatase — protein: MNVQIINKSKHPLPAYATELSAGMDIRANLSEPVSLAPMQRCLVPTGLYIALPPGFEAQVRPRSGLAIKKGITVLNSPGTIDADYRGEVCIILVNLSSETFVIEDGERIAQMVIARHEQATWQEVEVLDDTERGAGGFGHTGKS
- a CDS encoding deoxyguanosinetriphosphate triphosphohydrolase, which codes for MNWNTLISAKRFGLEEFHQERHENRSEFQRDYDRLVFSAPFRRLQNKTQVFPLPGSIFVHNRLTHSLEVSCVGRSLGNDVAKAILTRQPELKDSYLPEIGSIVSAACLAHDLGNPPFGHSGERAISTFFSEGKGMTLKGQLPAEQWEDLTHFEGNANAFRLLTHQFEGRRKGGFVLTYSTLASIVKYPFSSSLAGKKSKFGFFTTEEDSFRRIAEELGMKKLNDAPLKYARHPLVYLVEAADDICYQMMDIEDAHKLKILTTQETQDLLLSYFPEERKTHMLKTLKLVSDVNEQIAYLRSCVIGLLIQECTQAFLNNEENILEGEFEGSLIKHISELPAGAYKHSADISLKKIYRSRDVLDIELAGFRIISTLLDLMIDAVCSPEKAYSQLLINRVSGQYNIKAPVLYERIQAVLDYISGMTDVYALDLYRKINGNSLPAV
- a CDS encoding GNAT family N-acetyltransferase, encoding MEEIIEPISKELLKAELTEEKRLRMTNKSHNQIYIITAQDSPNIMKEIGRLREIAFRAAGGGTGQPLDIDEYDIMDNPYKQLIVWNPEAEEILGGYRYILGTDVRFDEQGAPILATAHMFNFSEKFLKEYLPTTIELGRSFVTVEYQSTRAGSKGLFALDNLWDGLGALTVVMPNVKYFFGKVTMYPSYHRQGRDMILYFLKKHFEDKDNLITPMKPLEMEAKEADLAALFCKKTFKEDYKILNCEIRKLGYNIPPLVNAYMSLSPTMRMFGTAINYGFGDVEETGILIAVDEILAEKRIRHIQSFIENEPEACKLTSGANKVFFPSR
- a CDS encoding 1-acyl-sn-glycerol-3-phosphate acyltransferase, which produces MADDSLFLIDIDKVLREKAPKYYKYIPKFVVSYLKRIVHQEELNVFLRESKDKVGVDFLKACLEFLDANIVVKGEENLPTEGLYTFVSNHPLGGQDGVALGYVLGSFYKGKVKYMVNDLLMNLQGLAPLCIPINKTGKQAKDFPRMVEAGFASNDQLIMFPAGLCSRRQNGVIRDLDWKKTFIVKSVQAQRDVVPIHFEGRNSNFFYNLANVCKFLGIKINIAMLYLADEMLKNRHKTFTVTIGKPISWQTFDKSKTPAEWAAYVKDIVYKL
- a CDS encoding RNA polymerase sigma factor — translated: MNSITFQKDLLGVQDDLLRFAYKLTSDREEANDLLQETSLKALDNEDKYMPDTNFKGWMYTIMRNIFINNYRKLVRDQTFVDQTDNLYHLNLPQESGFQSTESAYDLKEMHRVVNALPREYKIPFSMHVSGFKYREIAEKLGLPLGTVKSRIFFTRQKLQQELKDFR
- a CDS encoding RNA polymerase sigma factor, whose translation is MNNSITFQKELLGVQDDLLRFAYKLTSDHEEANDLLQETSLKALDNEDKYAPDTNFKGWMYTIMRNIFINNYRKVVRDQTFVDQTDNLYHLNLPQESGFECTESAYDLKEMHRIVNALPREYKIPFSMHVSGFKYREIAEKLGLPLGTVKSRIFFTRQKLQQELKDFV